Proteins co-encoded in one Blastocatellia bacterium genomic window:
- a CDS encoding tetratricopeptide repeat protein: protein MSVVLAILLLLVSSPTSLEPLQQNTDNPPSNPLDRTQQQRPRHLIRGRIRQPSGREIDRNIRFILRRSTHEIIGEGYTDGMGFFELKDLPNGTYELVVEADEQYETTIERIELYYDRDAIETRDVYLRPKEHHVARHPRSGVISAAELQKNIPKSARREYQRGVEASAKGQREKAIQHLQRALELHADFTQARNDLGVQYLRMGRLQEAYTEFLRAVSSQPTLPEPYINLGYLLTQQHEYRAALVHLDRALQLAPTHWQALTWTGVSLMQTGELDRAEQCLKKAIELSFPPEGAFVHLYLANLYLRKGNKHQALAHAEAYLNELPNAPDAQEVRRKIEQIRAR, encoded by the coding sequence ATGAGCGTTGTTTTGGCGATCTTGCTGCTGCTCGTTTCTAGCCCAACCTCCCTAGAGCCTTTGCAACAAAACACCGATAATCCCCCTAGCAATCCGCTTGACCGGACTCAGCAGCAACGACCTCGGCACTTGATTCGCGGACGCATCCGTCAGCCCAGCGGACGCGAAATTGACCGCAACATCCGCTTCATCCTCCGCCGAAGCACACACGAAATCATCGGCGAAGGCTACACCGATGGGATGGGCTTCTTCGAGTTGAAGGACTTGCCAAATGGAACCTATGAGCTGGTCGTCGAAGCGGACGAACAATACGAAACGACGATTGAGCGAATCGAGCTCTACTATGACCGAGATGCCATCGAAACTCGTGACGTCTACCTGCGACCCAAAGAGCATCACGTCGCTCGGCATCCGAGGTCAGGCGTCATATCGGCGGCTGAACTGCAAAAAAACATCCCGAAATCAGCCCGGCGTGAATATCAACGAGGCGTTGAAGCATCGGCCAAAGGTCAACGAGAAAAAGCGATTCAGCACCTGCAACGGGCGCTGGAACTCCATGCCGACTTCACGCAAGCACGCAATGATCTTGGCGTGCAGTATCTCCGGATGGGTCGGCTGCAAGAAGCCTATACGGAATTCCTGCGGGCTGTCAGCTCTCAGCCAACACTGCCCGAACCATATATCAACTTAGGCTACCTGCTCACCCAACAACACGAGTATAGAGCGGCGCTCGTCCATCTGGATCGAGCCCTGCAACTGGCGCCGACTCATTGGCAGGCATTGACCTGGACTGGAGTCAGCCTGATGCAGACAGGAGAATTGGACCGCGCTGAACAATGCTTGAAGAAAGCAATTGAGCTCAGTTTCCCACCAGAAGGCGCTTTTGTGCATTTGTACTTGGCCAACCTCTATCTGCGAAAAGGAAACAAGCATCAAGCTTTGGCTCATGCTGAAGCTTATTTGAACGAATTGCCTAACGCCCCTGATGCTCAAGAGGTGCGTCGAAAAATTGAACAAATTCGAGCGCGCTGA
- a CDS encoding nucleotidyltransferase domain-containing protein yields MAQFLAERYRVRRVILFGSVVKDRLQLDSDIDLAVERLDPAEYFHALAEVRELTDIPVDLKPLESCYGYFQRRIKAEGVALYEAT; encoded by the coding sequence ATTGCCCAATTTCTGGCTGAACGATACCGCGTGCGACGGGTGATCTTATTTGGCTCGGTTGTAAAAGACCGACTTCAGCTTGATTCGGATATTGATTTGGCAGTCGAACGGCTAGACCCAGCAGAATACTTCCATGCCTTGGCCGAGGTGAGGGAGCTGACCGATATTCCAGTTGACCTGAAACCGCTTGAGAGCTGCTACGGCTATTTTCAGCGTCGAATCAAAGCGGAGGGGGTGGCGCTCTATGAAGCAACATGA
- a CDS encoding acetoacetate decarboxylase family protein: protein MSQAGASWTVTGSGFAVANLFRLGRVRPLIPAHFDIQAVLPGYTLGGYYGLHYEQSPIGPFDELIVFPALVTFGGKMGCYVSHSYVNNEHALKGGWQYWRWPRELKRITASFTHHEWRFELIEAGESVFTARGRTLTPAFPFHFSVPFLDDTSNQVEWYCGLFDTQIQFSKARIKISPDSQFGRLGRAQRLLSVFFKSLRMVVGEPSAVHERLVPQPAYAAPAVSANRILTFYR, encoded by the coding sequence ATGAGCCAAGCGGGCGCATCGTGGACAGTCACAGGCTCAGGGTTTGCTGTGGCCAATTTATTCCGCCTCGGCCGCGTGCGGCCGCTGATTCCGGCACATTTTGACATTCAAGCCGTGCTGCCCGGATATACGCTTGGAGGGTATTACGGCCTGCATTACGAACAGTCGCCGATTGGTCCGTTTGATGAATTGATTGTCTTTCCCGCATTGGTGACCTTCGGCGGTAAGATGGGGTGCTACGTCAGCCACAGTTACGTTAACAACGAACACGCTCTCAAAGGAGGGTGGCAGTATTGGCGCTGGCCTCGAGAACTGAAGCGCATCACAGCCAGCTTCACTCATCATGAGTGGCGATTCGAATTGATAGAAGCCGGCGAGAGCGTATTTACCGCGCGTGGGCGGACGTTGACACCGGCCTTTCCATTCCATTTTTCTGTTCCGTTTCTGGATGATACAAGCAATCAAGTTGAATGGTATTGCGGCTTGTTCGATACCCAGATTCAGTTTAGTAAAGCGCGAATCAAGATCAGTCCTGATAGCCAATTTGGTCGGTTGGGGCGGGCGCAGCGGCTGTTGAGTGTTTTCTTCAAATCGCTGCGTATGGTTGTGGGTGAGCCGTCGGCCGTTCACGAACGGTTGGTTCCTCAACCTGCCTACGCTGCGCCGGCTGTCAGTGCCAACCGGATTTTGACATTCTACCGTTAA
- a CDS encoding glycosyltransferase family 2 protein: MGPYLSIILPVFNEQDNLLPLYQKLKAALDALGLTYEIIFVDDGSTDRSFEILQELASQDRSVKVIGLTRNYGQTAAMSAAIDAASGQVLIPLDADLQNDPADIPRLLDVLEQGFDVVSGWRKDRQDAWLTRKLPSAIANKLISLISGVPLHDYGCTLKAYRRDVLKAFRLYGEMHRFIPIYASWSGGRVTEVVVQHHPRTAGQSKYGLWRTLKVIFDLITIKFMMSYMTKPLYVFGTAGLLAFSLSMLATVGAVYQKFVLGTSFIRTPLTLLAMIMFMLGIQVILLGLIAEMLVRTYHESQNKPIYLVRTKLNFVEQPEASQAASLSKQSTAISSH; the protein is encoded by the coding sequence ATGGGGCCGTACCTATCCATCATCCTTCCGGTTTTCAACGAGCAAGACAATCTGTTGCCACTCTATCAAAAGTTAAAGGCGGCGCTTGATGCTTTGGGTTTAACCTACGAGATCATCTTCGTTGATGACGGGAGCACGGATCGTAGTTTTGAAATCCTGCAAGAACTAGCCAGCCAGGATCGCTCTGTCAAAGTCATTGGTTTGACCCGAAACTATGGGCAGACGGCGGCGATGTCAGCGGCGATTGATGCTGCCAGTGGGCAGGTGTTGATCCCGTTGGATGCTGATTTGCAAAACGATCCGGCTGACATTCCGCGATTGCTTGACGTGCTTGAGCAAGGGTTCGATGTGGTTAGCGGCTGGCGGAAAGATCGGCAGGACGCTTGGCTGACGCGAAAGCTCCCTTCGGCCATTGCAAACAAATTGATCTCGCTGATTAGCGGCGTTCCCTTACACGATTATGGATGCACGCTGAAAGCGTACCGGCGCGATGTGCTGAAGGCATTCCGGCTCTACGGCGAGATGCACCGGTTTATTCCCATCTACGCCTCCTGGTCGGGCGGACGTGTCACAGAGGTCGTCGTACAACATCATCCACGAACGGCCGGTCAATCCAAATACGGGCTTTGGCGCACGTTGAAAGTCATCTTTGATCTGATCACGATTAAATTCATGATGAGTTACATGACAAAGCCGCTCTATGTGTTCGGCACAGCCGGCTTGTTGGCTTTCAGTTTGTCCATGCTGGCCACGGTTGGCGCTGTCTATCAAAAATTTGTCCTGGGAACCAGCTTTATTCGCACGCCATTGACGCTTCTGGCCATGATCATGTTTATGCTGGGGATTCAGGTCATCTTGTTGGGACTGATTGCTGAGATGTTGGTCAGAACCTATCACGAATCGCAGAATAAGCCGATTTACTTGGTCCGAACAAAGCTCAATTTCGTTGAGCAGCCGGAGGCCTCACAAGCAGCATCGCTCAGTAAACAATCAACGGCTATTTCATCACACTAA
- a CDS encoding integration host factor subunit beta produces MNETQFPNMMGGIQTEQSPSATSAMTSGMPAKDRKTMTKADLVEEVARVAELAKKDAQVIVETVFEHIVAALQRGEGIELRGFGSFRFRSRGPRQGRNPKTGTPVSIPSKRTPYFKPGKALKEIINE; encoded by the coding sequence ATGAATGAAACGCAATTTCCAAACATGATGGGGGGTATCCAGACGGAACAGTCACCATCGGCAACATCGGCGATGACCAGCGGCATGCCGGCCAAAGACCGCAAGACAATGACCAAAGCCGATCTGGTGGAAGAAGTCGCTCGCGTGGCCGAATTGGCCAAAAAGGACGCTCAGGTGATTGTGGAAACGGTTTTCGAGCATATCGTAGCCGCGTTGCAAAGGGGCGAAGGCATCGAGCTGCGTGGCTTTGGATCGTTCCGCTTCCGTTCGCGTGGCCCACGACAAGGCCGCAATCCTAAGACAGGCACCCCGGTCAGTATTCCGTCGAAACGGACCCCTTACTTCAAACCCGGAAAGGCGTTGAAAGAAATCATCAACGAGTAA
- a CDS encoding M4 family metallopeptidase — translation MQSSRTPFHCFVPPHILDHMIESPDPQIRRQAVDTIAVGAEARAMRATLRTLPIMAAIPSPAATKYRLIYDMKQKRSPLPGKLARSEGERKVKDQAVNEAYNNAGHAYDFYKKVFNRNSIDDQGMALIACVHYGRRINNAFWNGEQMLYGDGDGTIFVGFTKSLDVAGHEMTHGVLMYECNLIYQGEPGALNEHFADVMGTLIEQWRRKETVEQANWLIGDEIMGPGVTAKAIRTMKAERAYENDPILGTDPQPKHIKHKYTGQADNGGVHINSGIPNHAFYRVAIELGGYAWEKAGSIWYKTMRKLHAKSNFQEAAQTTYLVAGADYGRGSKEQKAVKAAWAAVGIYV, via the coding sequence ATGCAGAGCAGTCGCACTCCATTTCATTGTTTCGTTCCACCGCACATCCTCGATCACATGATCGAATCACCAGACCCGCAGATTCGCCGCCAGGCCGTTGATACCATCGCGGTGGGAGCAGAAGCGCGAGCCATGCGGGCAACCTTACGTACGCTGCCGATCATGGCTGCGATTCCTTCACCGGCAGCGACCAAGTATCGTCTGATATATGACATGAAGCAAAAGCGGTCTCCACTGCCCGGCAAGTTGGCGCGGTCTGAGGGAGAGCGGAAAGTGAAAGATCAGGCTGTCAATGAGGCTTACAACAACGCGGGGCACGCTTACGATTTTTACAAGAAAGTATTCAATCGGAATTCAATTGACGACCAGGGGATGGCGCTAATCGCATGTGTGCACTACGGTCGCCGTATCAATAACGCGTTTTGGAATGGCGAGCAGATGCTTTACGGCGATGGCGATGGAACCATCTTCGTTGGGTTCACCAAGTCATTGGATGTAGCTGGCCATGAAATGACGCATGGCGTCCTGATGTATGAATGCAATCTGATTTACCAGGGCGAGCCGGGCGCGCTTAACGAGCATTTCGCCGATGTGATGGGCACGCTGATCGAACAGTGGCGCAGGAAAGAAACGGTCGAGCAGGCCAACTGGCTCATCGGTGATGAAATCATGGGGCCTGGCGTCACGGCCAAGGCGATCCGAACTATGAAAGCTGAGAGAGCTTACGAGAATGATCCGATCCTGGGCACTGACCCACAGCCCAAACACATCAAGCACAAATACACTGGACAAGCTGACAACGGCGGTGTACATATCAACTCCGGCATTCCCAATCATGCTTTTTACCGAGTGGCGATCGAGCTGGGTGGGTATGCCTGGGAAAAAGCCGGCTCGATCTGGTACAAAACAATGAGAAAGCTACACGCCAAAAGCAATTTCCAAGAAGCCGCTCAAACCACTTATCTGGTGGCAGGGGCAGACTACGGCAGGGGCAGTAAAGAACAAAAGGCAGTGAAAGCCGCTTGGGCGGCTGTAGGGATTTACGTGTGA
- the acnA gene encoding aconitate hydratase AcnA produces MHNPFDALAVLHGSIHYYRLHRLTELGLSDLGRLPISIKILLENVLRNCDGHLVTEDDVTALARWQPQPEAREIPFIPARVILQDFTGVPCVADLAAMRTAVHQLGGDPKRINPVVPVDLVIDHSVQVDFFGSATAFQANVKLEYERNRERYMFLRWAQQAFEGFRVVPPGTGIVHQVNLEYLASVVQLRHLDGRMVAFPDTLVGTDSHTTMINGLGVLGWGVGGIEAEACMLAQPLYMLIPEVVGFKLTGELPQGATATDLVLTVTQMLRQKGVVGKFVEFYGPGLSRLSLADRATVANMAPEYGATMGFFPVDDETLNYLRLTGRSHELIDLVERYCKEQGLWRTDQMSDPMFSDTIELDMNTVEPSLAGPRRPQDRVPLRNMKSSVHEVLPTFLKNRATSPQIEVQMNGNKDTLTDGSVVIAAITSCTNTSNPSVMLGAGLLAKKAVERGLKVKPSVKTSLAPGSRVVTNYLEKAGLTPYLDALGFHLVGYGCTTCIGNSGPLPEPVAKAIREHDLVVAAVLSGNRNFEGRINPLAKMSYLASPPLVVAYALAGTVNIDLNNEPIGHDQNGQPVYLRDIWPSQDEIRQTMSSVLSPAMFQERYASVFQGDEQWAALPAPTGDLYQWDADSTYIQQPPFFQNLTPEPAPLADIHGARVLVMLGDSVTTDHISPAGSIPTTTPAGRYLIERGVEPKDFNSYGARRGNHEVMVRGTFANIRLRNLLVPGTEGGVTIHLPSGEQMTIYEASLRYQQERTPLLVIAGKEYGAGSSRDWAAKGTFLLGVKAVLAESYERIHRSNLVGMGVLPLQFKPGENYKTLSLTGQEIYDIEGVATLTPGKEITIRARRADGSEIIFTAVARADSRVEVDYYRNGGILQTVLRKMMTQSLNA; encoded by the coding sequence ATGCATAACCCGTTTGACGCACTCGCAGTTTTGCATGGTTCGATTCATTACTACCGTCTTCATCGCCTAACGGAGCTGGGCTTGTCCGATCTGGGGCGCCTGCCCATCTCAATCAAAATTCTTCTGGAGAATGTTCTACGAAATTGTGATGGTCATCTGGTCACCGAAGATGACGTCACTGCATTAGCGCGCTGGCAACCTCAGCCTGAGGCGCGCGAGATCCCATTTATCCCGGCACGTGTCATTCTGCAAGATTTCACCGGTGTGCCCTGCGTTGCCGATTTAGCAGCGATGCGGACCGCCGTGCACCAACTTGGCGGCGACCCGAAACGCATCAATCCGGTCGTGCCGGTTGATTTGGTGATTGATCACTCGGTTCAAGTTGATTTCTTTGGCTCAGCGACAGCCTTCCAAGCGAACGTGAAGTTGGAATACGAACGCAATCGCGAACGCTACATGTTCTTGCGTTGGGCGCAGCAAGCCTTCGAGGGATTCCGCGTGGTTCCGCCGGGCACGGGCATTGTGCACCAAGTGAATTTAGAATACCTGGCCAGCGTCGTCCAGCTCCGCCATCTGGATGGCCGGATGGTGGCCTTCCCTGATACGCTCGTGGGCACTGACTCGCATACGACGATGATTAATGGACTGGGCGTGCTCGGCTGGGGTGTCGGCGGCATCGAGGCTGAGGCCTGCATGCTGGCTCAGCCGCTTTACATGCTCATCCCTGAAGTCGTGGGCTTCAAGCTCACCGGCGAATTGCCGCAAGGGGCGACCGCCACCGATCTGGTACTGACCGTCACCCAGATGTTGCGCCAGAAGGGTGTTGTCGGCAAGTTCGTCGAATTCTACGGGCCGGGCTTGAGCCGGTTGAGTCTGGCCGACCGCGCCACCGTGGCTAACATGGCGCCGGAATACGGCGCGACGATGGGCTTCTTCCCGGTTGATGACGAAACGCTCAATTACCTGCGCTTGACCGGACGAAGTCATGAGCTGATTGATCTGGTCGAACGCTATTGCAAAGAGCAAGGACTCTGGCGCACCGATCAGATGTCAGACCCGATGTTCAGCGACACAATTGAACTAGACATGAACACTGTTGAACCATCGCTCGCTGGGCCGCGCCGGCCTCAGGATCGTGTGCCGCTGCGCAACATGAAATCGTCGGTGCACGAGGTGCTCCCGACGTTCCTGAAAAACCGTGCCACATCGCCTCAGATTGAGGTTCAGATGAACGGTAACAAAGATACACTGACGGATGGTTCAGTGGTCATTGCAGCGATTACCAGTTGCACTAACACATCGAATCCATCGGTGATGCTCGGTGCCGGATTGCTGGCCAAGAAAGCTGTCGAGCGTGGATTGAAGGTCAAGCCGAGCGTGAAAACTAGCCTGGCGCCCGGATCACGTGTGGTGACGAATTATCTGGAGAAAGCCGGATTGACGCCCTATCTGGATGCATTGGGATTTCATCTGGTCGGCTATGGGTGTACAACCTGCATCGGCAACAGTGGGCCACTACCAGAGCCTGTGGCTAAAGCAATCAGAGAACACGACCTGGTCGTCGCGGCTGTGTTGAGCGGCAATAGGAATTTTGAAGGGCGCATCAATCCGCTCGCCAAGATGAGTTACCTAGCGTCGCCTCCGCTGGTCGTCGCCTATGCGCTGGCCGGAACAGTGAACATTGATCTGAACAACGAGCCTATCGGCCACGATCAAAACGGCCAGCCCGTCTACTTACGCGACATCTGGCCATCGCAGGACGAAATTCGTCAGACGATGAGCAGTGTCCTGAGCCCGGCCATGTTCCAAGAACGATATGCAAGCGTCTTCCAGGGCGATGAACAATGGGCGGCATTGCCGGCTCCTACAGGCGACCTCTACCAGTGGGACGCGGATTCGACTTACATTCAACAACCGCCGTTTTTCCAGAACCTCACGCCGGAGCCAGCGCCGCTGGCCGATATTCACGGTGCGCGGGTGTTGGTGATGCTCGGCGATTCGGTCACCACAGACCATATCTCGCCGGCCGGTTCAATTCCCACTACGACACCGGCTGGCCGTTATCTGATCGAGCGTGGCGTTGAGCCAAAAGACTTCAACAGCTACGGCGCGCGTCGCGGCAATCATGAAGTCATGGTTCGTGGCACGTTCGCCAATATCCGACTGAGGAATTTGCTCGTCCCCGGCACGGAAGGCGGCGTGACGATTCATCTGCCCAGCGGCGAGCAGATGACGATCTACGAAGCTTCGCTCCGGTATCAGCAGGAGAGGACGCCGCTGCTGGTCATTGCCGGCAAGGAATATGGCGCAGGCAGCTCGCGCGACTGGGCGGCCAAAGGCACATTCCTACTGGGCGTGAAAGCCGTCCTCGCGGAAAGTTACGAACGCATCCATCGCAGCAATCTTGTCGGCATGGGCGTGCTGCCGCTCCAATTCAAGCCGGGCGAAAATTACAAGACGCTCAGCTTGACCGGTCAAGAAATCTACGACATCGAAGGTGTAGCCACGCTGACGCCGGGTAAAGAAATCACGATTCGAGCGCGACGCGCCGATGGCAGCGAAATCATTTTCACGGCTGTGGCTCGGGCAGACAGCCGCGTCGAAGTAGACTACTATCGGAACGGCGGCATCTTGCAAACAGTGCTGCGGAAAATGATGACTCAATCGCTCAACGCTTGA
- a CDS encoding divalent-cation tolerance protein CutA — protein MAEPIIVLMTAAHLEEAESIAQELVNKQLAACVNIVPNVVSIYRWKNQVCRDPEALMIAKTTRERFAQLEQAVRHGHSYEVPEIIALPIVDGSSSYLSWLIESVASPETL, from the coding sequence ATGGCCGAGCCCATCATCGTGTTGATGACCGCAGCCCACCTGGAAGAAGCTGAAAGCATTGCCCAAGAATTGGTTAACAAACAATTAGCGGCCTGCGTCAACATCGTCCCCAACGTTGTTTCAATCTATCGGTGGAAGAACCAAGTCTGCCGCGATCCTGAAGCGCTGATGATCGCCAAAACAACCCGCGAGCGATTTGCCCAACTGGAGCAAGCTGTCCGTCACGGCCATAGCTATGAGGTGCCGGAAATCATTGCCTTACCGATTGTGGATGGCTCTAGTAGCTACTTGAGCTGGCTCATCGAATCGGTCGCTTCACCTGAAACACTCTGA
- a CDS encoding HIT domain-containing protein produces MEFLWSPWRYHYVATAETVSACIFCQAPQREDHEAYILFRGQESFVIMNLFPYTTAHLMIAPYMHVPSPTDAPKPVTDEMMDLAKRCLTILEQVYHPHGYNLGMNLGRAAGAGVADHFHLHVLPRWNGDTNFMTTIGETRVLPEDLATTYTKLKPLF; encoded by the coding sequence ATGGAATTTTTGTGGAGTCCGTGGCGGTATCACTACGTTGCTACCGCAGAAACTGTGTCCGCTTGCATCTTTTGCCAAGCGCCTCAGCGTGAAGATCACGAAGCTTATATCCTGTTCCGCGGCCAGGAAAGTTTTGTGATCATGAACCTCTTTCCTTACACCACAGCACATCTGATGATTGCCCCGTATATGCACGTGCCGTCGCCAACCGATGCACCCAAACCGGTGACCGACGAAATGATGGACTTGGCCAAACGGTGCTTAACAATCCTGGAGCAAGTCTATCATCCGCATGGTTACAATCTGGGTATGAACCTGGGCCGCGCCGCAGGTGCGGGCGTCGCCGATCACTTTCACCTGCACGTTTTGCCACGCTGGAACGGCGACACCAATTTCATGACCACCATTGGCGAAACGCGGGTTTTGCCTGAAGACTTGGCGACCACCTATACAAAATTGAAGCCCCTGTTTTGA
- the cysK gene encoding cysteine synthase A codes for MIEWDRYRTYSASILEAIGRTPLVRLNRVTQEIPAEVLVKLEYFSPSGSLKDRIYYHMITEAEKRGELKPGMTILECSTGNAGIACSFVAAVKGYKCIIVMPEGMSEERKKTDVAYGAEMVYTPGGESDVDLALQKLQEIRRQDPDRYWVPAQFDNPDNIEAHYLTTGPEIWQQTGGQLDAYVATQGTGGQITGLGRYLREQNPAVKLYAVEPAECALLSHRQWGTHKIEGIGDGFVPRNLDLSQLDGIITVTSDDAITMAKRLAKEEGIFCGMSSGANVVAAIKLSRRYPQMKRIVTMICDHGSRYFSTELCDQPKHVESPERDHPMDDYTREQLDRYQQQWDIIE; via the coding sequence ATGATTGAATGGGATCGCTATCGAACCTATAGTGCAAGTATTCTGGAGGCAATCGGGCGGACGCCGCTGGTGCGGTTGAATCGAGTCACCCAGGAGATACCTGCGGAAGTGCTTGTCAAGTTGGAATACTTCAGCCCATCAGGCTCACTGAAAGATCGCATCTATTACCACATGATTACGGAGGCAGAAAAGCGCGGTGAGTTGAAGCCGGGCATGACGATTCTAGAATGCTCGACCGGAAACGCCGGTATCGCGTGTTCATTCGTGGCCGCCGTTAAAGGCTACAAGTGTATCATCGTGATGCCGGAAGGCATGAGCGAGGAGCGCAAGAAAACGGATGTAGCTTATGGAGCGGAGATGGTATATACACCGGGAGGCGAATCGGACGTAGACCTTGCTCTGCAAAAGCTGCAAGAGATTCGCCGTCAGGACCCAGACCGGTATTGGGTTCCTGCCCAGTTTGACAATCCGGATAATATCGAAGCTCATTACTTGACGACCGGTCCGGAGATTTGGCAACAAACCGGCGGCCAGCTCGATGCCTATGTCGCCACGCAGGGCACAGGCGGCCAGATCACCGGCCTGGGACGCTACCTGCGTGAGCAGAACCCCGCTGTGAAGTTGTATGCTGTTGAGCCAGCCGAGTGCGCGCTGCTGTCTCATCGCCAGTGGGGAACACACAAGATCGAAGGCATTGGCGACGGGTTTGTGCCTCGCAATTTGGATTTAAGTCAGTTGGACGGAATTATTACCGTCACGTCAGATGATGCAATCACGATGGCGAAACGCCTGGCCAAGGAGGAAGGCATTTTTTGTGGCATGTCGTCGGGAGCCAATGTCGTCGCCGCCATCAAACTCTCCCGTCGGTATCCACAGATGAAACGAATTGTCACGATGATCTGTGATCACGGCAGCCGCTATTTCTCGACCGAGCTGTGCGACCAACCCAAACACGTCGAGTCGCCCGAGCGCGATCACCCGATGGATGATTACACGCGTGAGCAGTTAGACCGGTATCAGCAACAGTGGGATATTATCGAATGA
- the bshB1 gene encoding bacillithiol biosynthesis deacetylase BshB1, with protein MSNTQLDVLVIAAHPDDAELSVGGTLIKLAQLGYKTGVADMTRGERGTRGTPEVRAREAARAATVLGLTVRDNVGLADAHLLDEHAARVAVVRLIRQYRPAVVFTHYWDDPHPDHAQTSRVVTAAAHLAGLVNYDPAAGQARHRPNAVAYFLFPHRVAPSFVVDITDVAAQKLEAIKCYESQFHNPNSAEPETMLSAESFLRRVEARQRYYGAIIDVEHGEAFYVKQALNVDDPVRLLTRTMSLYS; from the coding sequence ATGAGTAACACCCAGCTTGATGTTTTGGTGATTGCCGCACACCCGGATGATGCCGAGTTATCCGTGGGCGGCACATTGATCAAATTAGCCCAATTAGGCTACAAAACGGGCGTCGCCGATATGACACGGGGCGAACGGGGCACGCGTGGCACACCGGAGGTTCGGGCTCGTGAAGCCGCGCGCGCGGCAACGGTGCTTGGTCTGACGGTGCGTGATAACGTTGGACTTGCCGACGCGCATCTGCTGGATGAGCACGCAGCGCGCGTGGCCGTGGTGCGCCTCATCCGTCAATACCGCCCGGCTGTGGTGTTCACCCACTACTGGGACGACCCGCATCCAGACCATGCCCAAACCAGTCGGGTCGTCACGGCAGCGGCTCATCTGGCCGGGTTGGTCAATTACGATCCAGCGGCAGGCCAGGCGCGGCACCGGCCCAACGCGGTGGCCTATTTTCTCTTCCCCCATCGCGTCGCTCCGAGTTTTGTCGTTGACATCACTGACGTAGCCGCCCAGAAACTGGAGGCCATTAAATGCTACGAATCACAATTTCATAACCCGAACAGTGCCGAGCCGGAAACTATGCTCAGCGCCGAAAGTTTCCTTCGGCGCGTCGAGGCGCGACAACGTTACTATGGAGCCATCATTGATGTCGAACATGGCGAAGCCTTTTATGTCAAACAAGCACTGAACGTAGATGATCCGGTCCGATTATTGACGCGGACGATGAGCCTGTACAGTTGA